One Vallitalea pronyensis genomic region harbors:
- a CDS encoding DegT/DnrJ/EryC1/StrS family aminotransferase, with protein sequence MSIQLFMPTFHVEECLAEIRECLEKGWTGLGYKTVQFEEAWKAYTDLPHAHFINSATAGLHLAIKLLKETYHWEDGDEIISTPLTFVSTNHAIAYENMRVVFADVDKYLCLDPKDVKRKITNKTKAIMFVGMGGNTGHYKDIVKLCKDHGLQLILDASHMSGTRLEGRIVGREADVVIYSFQAVKNLPTADSGMICFMEEALDKKVRKYSWLGINKDTYARSKDEGAYKWKYDVEYLGYKYHGNSIMASLGLVQLKYLDQDNAYRRQLAKWYDEAFKYHKNLVGLIPVAKGCESSRHLYVIEVNNRDELLASLNKEDIYPGVHYRDNTEYTMYAYGKDTCPKAYHYSMRILSLPMHLRLTRKDIRHIANKVIQYASL encoded by the coding sequence ATGTCAATACAATTATTTATGCCTACATTTCATGTGGAAGAATGTCTTGCTGAGATAAGAGAATGTCTAGAAAAAGGTTGGACAGGACTAGGTTACAAAACCGTTCAATTTGAAGAGGCGTGGAAGGCATATACCGATCTACCCCATGCACATTTTATAAATTCAGCAACGGCTGGTTTACATCTGGCGATTAAACTATTAAAAGAAACATATCATTGGGAAGATGGGGACGAAATCATATCAACACCTTTAACGTTTGTGTCCACCAATCATGCTATTGCCTATGAAAATATGCGTGTTGTGTTTGCAGATGTGGATAAATATCTATGCTTAGATCCAAAAGATGTAAAACGAAAGATTACAAATAAAACCAAAGCCATTATGTTTGTGGGCATGGGTGGTAATACAGGCCATTATAAAGATATCGTCAAGCTGTGTAAAGACCATGGCCTGCAACTTATCTTAGATGCGTCACATATGAGTGGTACAAGATTAGAAGGAAGAATTGTTGGACGAGAAGCAGATGTGGTCATCTATTCTTTCCAAGCAGTAAAAAATCTACCCACAGCAGATTCGGGCATGATTTGCTTTATGGAAGAAGCATTGGATAAAAAAGTGAGAAAATACAGTTGGCTGGGTATTAATAAAGATACCTATGCCCGTTCTAAGGATGAAGGAGCTTACAAATGGAAATATGATGTGGAGTACCTTGGTTATAAGTATCATGGGAATTCCATTATGGCGAGTCTTGGACTTGTCCAATTAAAATATCTGGATCAAGACAATGCTTATCGTCGACAACTGGCTAAGTGGTATGATGAAGCCTTCAAATATCATAAGAATCTTGTAGGGCTGATACCTGTTGCCAAAGGATGCGAATCATCAAGACATCTGTATGTGATAGAGGTTAATAATCGTGATGAATTGTTAGCATCCCTTAATAAAGAAGATATCTATCCAGGGGTGCATTATCGCGATAACACCGAATATACCATGTACGCCTATGGTAAAGATACTTGTCCAAAAGCGTATCATTACAGTATGCGGATTCTATCTCTTCCCATGCACCTTAGACTGACACGAAAAGATATACGGCACATAGCTAACAAAGTCATACAATATGCTAGCTTATAA
- a CDS encoding glycosyltransferase, whose protein sequence is MNLYTMYILFVYSNKTDPCTIKSCFDLSRGLKKYAHTYEIDYRELNDEVVSAYDVIIFQRLGANGIVIENLYAQRMFHLITTYHHQKRFIYMIDDLVFEDQNQLPKKLMSACHAVICPNDNLANEAKPYNIHTYVLRTYIDMKQTVKIKGANDHIGYDMAWVSTGALGKAFIKEIMDHLRQDMDIRMIAISGDVRYFSGIKGIASYPFLPYDDMIAIVKNVNILLNPVIINDRFVTPRIEERSKKSAKEFFDCKSEIKYAIAGGTKTAIITSKTAPYLYAIKHMENGFLVDNRVEDWVKAIKQLYHHKRLRRRIIRNAHKDVKKRYTLEYGAKKAYALFRDILSQPIQSP, encoded by the coding sequence ATGAATCTATATACCATGTATATTCTGTTTGTGTATTCCAACAAAACAGACCCTTGCACCATAAAAAGCTGTTTTGATTTATCCAGAGGGTTAAAAAAATATGCCCATACATATGAAATAGACTATAGAGAATTAAATGATGAAGTCGTTTCAGCGTATGATGTCATCATTTTTCAGCGCTTAGGTGCCAATGGAATTGTCATAGAAAACCTTTATGCCCAACGTATGTTTCATTTAATCACCACATACCATCACCAAAAAAGGTTTATTTATATGATTGATGATTTGGTTTTTGAAGACCAAAATCAATTGCCTAAGAAGTTGATGTCAGCATGTCATGCAGTCATATGTCCCAATGACAATTTAGCCAATGAAGCTAAGCCTTATAACATACATACTTATGTGCTACGAACGTATATCGACATGAAGCAAACCGTGAAGATTAAGGGAGCCAATGACCATATAGGTTATGATATGGCTTGGGTGAGTACAGGTGCCCTTGGTAAGGCGTTTATTAAGGAGATAATGGACCATTTGCGTCAGGATATGGATATTCGAATGATTGCCATAAGTGGTGATGTGCGTTACTTTAGTGGGATTAAAGGCATTGCAAGTTATCCATTTTTGCCTTATGACGACATGATTGCCATTGTAAAAAATGTGAACATATTGCTCAACCCTGTTATCATTAACGATCGTTTTGTGACACCACGTATTGAAGAAAGAAGCAAGAAAAGCGCTAAGGAATTTTTTGATTGTAAGTCAGAAATAAAGTATGCTATAGCCGGTGGTACAAAGACAGCTATCATTACCAGTAAAACTGCCCCCTATCTTTATGCCATAAAACATATGGAGAATGGTTTCTTGGTGGATAATAGGGTTGAAGATTGGGTTAAGGCCATTAAACAGTTATACCATCATAAGCGCTTAAGGCGCAGGATTATTCGCAATGCCCATAAGGATGTGAAAAAAAGATATACCCTAGAGTATGGTGCAAAAAAAGCATATGCATTATTTAGAGACATATTAAGTCAACCCATTCAATCACCTTAG
- the rfbB gene encoding dTDP-glucose 4,6-dehydratase, producing the protein MTLLVTGGAGFIGSNFIHYMLKQYKDINIINLDKLTYAGNLKNLQDIEDDSRYTFIIGNICDEPLVSKIMEDGIDYVVNFAAETHVDRSIDNASNFIRTNVEGTYVLLEAARKKKVKKYIQISTDEVYGALGKTGYFTETTHVAPNNPYSASKAAADMLVRSYHKTHNLPVNITRCSNNYGPYQYPEKLIPKMINNIYEGIPLPVYGDGLQVRDWLHVNDHCRAIDLVIHFGKVGEIYNVGGYNERTNLAIVKKILQVLGKDESLIEHVKDRLGHDYRYAIDATKIIRELNWQPTYTFDIGLEETIKWYVNNLSWWSRKA; encoded by the coding sequence ATGACATTACTGGTGACAGGTGGAGCAGGATTTATTGGAAGTAATTTTATACATTATATGCTTAAACAATACAAAGACATCAACATCATTAACTTAGATAAACTAACCTATGCCGGTAATTTAAAAAACTTGCAAGACATAGAAGACGATTCACGCTACACATTTATCATCGGGAATATATGTGATGAACCATTGGTTTCTAAGATTATGGAAGATGGTATTGATTATGTGGTTAACTTTGCAGCTGAGACCCATGTGGATCGCAGCATTGATAATGCTTCAAACTTTATTCGCACCAATGTTGAAGGAACCTACGTGTTATTAGAAGCAGCAAGAAAAAAGAAAGTCAAGAAATATATACAGATATCAACGGATGAAGTCTATGGTGCTTTGGGAAAAACAGGCTATTTTACAGAGACAACACATGTAGCACCCAATAACCCTTATTCAGCAAGTAAAGCTGCCGCAGATATGTTGGTTCGTTCCTATCACAAAACACACAATCTTCCTGTTAACATTACTCGGTGCTCCAACAACTATGGTCCTTATCAGTATCCTGAAAAACTCATACCCAAAATGATTAATAATATCTATGAGGGAATACCACTTCCCGTTTATGGTGATGGGCTTCAAGTCAGAGATTGGCTTCATGTGAATGACCATTGTAGAGCCATTGACTTGGTCATTCATTTTGGTAAAGTGGGAGAAATCTACAATGTAGGTGGTTATAATGAAAGAACCAATCTAGCCATCGTCAAAAAAATTCTTCAAGTACTTGGTAAAGATGAAAGCCTGATTGAGCATGTAAAAGATCGCTTAGGCCATGATTACCGTTACGCCATTGATGCAACAAAAATCATCAGAGAACTGAATTGGCAGCCGACTTATACCTTTGATATAGGTTTAGAAGAGACGATTAAGTGGTATGTCAATAACCTGTCTTGGTGGTCTCGGAAAGCTTAG
- the rfbC gene encoding dTDP-4-dehydrorhamnose 3,5-epimerase — protein MSRLKVTQTNISGLCIIEPTLYEDQRGYFMESFNKRDWQEAGFMETFVQDNESTSKKGVLRGLHYQHPYPQAKLIRVLDGAIYDVAVDMRMGSVTFGQYYPIVLSEQNKKQLYIPVGFAHGFLVLSDKAKVLYKTTAYYHKEYDHGIRWDDPTLHISWPIHQVEDIMLSEKDKALPYFKDIPQGRLFVK, from the coding sequence GTGAGTAGATTGAAAGTGACACAGACGAATATAAGTGGGTTATGTATCATTGAACCCACCCTATATGAAGACCAGCGGGGTTACTTTATGGAAAGCTTCAATAAAAGAGATTGGCAGGAAGCAGGATTTATGGAGACTTTTGTACAAGATAATGAATCCACTTCAAAAAAAGGTGTTTTAAGAGGACTCCACTACCAACATCCATACCCCCAAGCTAAATTAATTAGGGTTTTAGATGGTGCTATTTATGACGTAGCGGTTGATATGCGCATGGGTTCAGTTACATTTGGCCAATACTACCCTATCGTGTTATCAGAACAAAATAAAAAACAACTGTATATACCCGTGGGTTTTGCTCATGGTTTTCTCGTCTTATCGGATAAGGCGAAAGTACTTTATAAAACAACGGCGTATTATCATAAAGAATATGATCATGGCATTCGATGGGATGATCCTACCCTCCATATATCATGGCCTATTCATCAAGTGGAGGATATTATGTTATCAGAAAAAGATAAAGCATTGCCCTATTTTAAAGATATTCCTCAAGGGAGGTTATTTGTAAAATGA
- the rfbA gene encoding glucose-1-phosphate thymidylyltransferase RfbA: MKGIILAGGSGTRLYPLTKTVSKQMLPIYDKPMIYYPLSVLLLAGIKDILIISTPRDIHYYEELLGDGSRIGVALSYSIQQEPKGIADAFIVGKQFIGQDNVALILGDNIFYGHALEDILLKAVKENTGATVFGYTVADPTQYGVVAFNKDGQVTSLEEKPIKPQSNVAVTGLYLYDHQAVDMAEHDIKPSTRNELEITDINKCYLAVNQLNVILLNSSIKWLDSGTYDGLLEAGKFVATTQKEEQNIIACIEEIAYNKGYISQEALGKIAHSMGNTDYGLYLKKVSERLS, from the coding sequence ATGAAAGGAATTATATTAGCAGGCGGTTCTGGAACGAGGCTTTATCCTCTTACAAAGACAGTTTCTAAGCAGATGCTTCCTATATATGACAAGCCCATGATTTATTATCCTTTATCAGTTTTACTATTAGCAGGTATAAAGGATATTTTAATTATCTCCACACCAAGAGATATCCATTATTATGAAGAATTATTAGGGGATGGTTCAAGGATTGGAGTAGCATTATCCTATAGCATCCAACAGGAACCTAAAGGCATTGCAGATGCCTTCATTGTTGGCAAGCAATTTATTGGACAGGATAACGTGGCTTTAATCTTAGGGGACAATATTTTTTATGGTCATGCTCTAGAGGATATCCTGTTAAAGGCTGTTAAAGAAAATACAGGTGCAACTGTTTTTGGTTATACAGTAGCAGACCCGACACAATACGGTGTGGTAGCTTTTAATAAAGATGGACAGGTAACATCACTGGAAGAAAAACCCATAAAACCACAATCTAATGTTGCTGTAACAGGCCTCTATTTATACGATCATCAGGCTGTTGACATGGCAGAGCATGATATAAAGCCTTCAACACGAAATGAATTGGAGATAACAGATATTAATAAATGCTATCTAGCAGTAAATCAGTTAAACGTCATTTTATTAAATTCCAGTATAAAGTGGTTAGATTCTGGTACTTATGATGGTCTATTAGAAGCTGGAAAATTTGTTGCAACCACACAAAAGGAAGAACAGAATATTATTGCTTGTATTGAGGAGATAGCTTATAACAAAGGCTATATAAGTCAAGAGGCGTTAGGTAAAATAGCCCATTCTATGGGGAATACAGATTATGGATTATACTTGAAAAAGGTCAGTGAAAGGTTGTCGTAA